The following are from one region of the Ictalurus furcatus strain D&B chromosome 11, Billie_1.0, whole genome shotgun sequence genome:
- the emc3 gene encoding ER membrane protein complex subunit 3 produces MAEPELLLDSNIRLWVVLPIVFITFLVGVIRHYVSILLQSDKKLTLEQVSDSQVLIRSRILRENGKYIPKQSFLMRKFYFNNPDDGFFKKTKRKVVPPSPMTDPSMLTDMMKGNVTNVLPMILIGGWINWTFSGFVTTKVPFPLTLRFKPMLQQGIELLSLDASWVSSASWYFLNVFGLRSMYSLILGQDNGADQSRIMQDQISGAAMAMPADTNKAFKAEWEALELTDHQWALDSVEEDLMSKDLDLSGMFSKDLPTGIF; encoded by the exons ATGGCTGAACCAGAACTCCTGTTGGACTCCAACATCCGCCTGTGGGTTGTGTTACCCATTGTGTTCATCACTTTCCTCGTCGGGGTCATTCGTCATTACGTCTCCATCCTGTTACAGAGTGACAAGAAGCTCACACTGGAGCAGGTTTCAGACAG CCAGGTTCTCATTAGGAGCAGAATATTGagagaaaatggaaaatacaTCCCTAAGCAG tccttcCTGATGAGAAAATTTTACTTCAATAACCCAGATGATGGAttctttaaaaagacaaaaagaaaagtagTGCCTCCTTCCCCAATGACTG ATCCAAGCATGTTGACAGACATGATGAAAGGCAACGTGACAAATGTTCTTCCCATGATCCTTATTGGCGGCTGGATCAACTGGACCTTTTCTGGGTTTGTCACAA CTAAGGTACCGTTCCCGCTCACACTCCGTTTCAAGCCTATGTTACAGCAAGGGATAGAGCTGCTCTCGCTCGATGCATCCTG GGTTAGCTCAGCGTCCTGGTATTTcctgaatgtctttggactgagaaGCATGTATTCTTTGATTCTTGGACAGGACAATG GTGCAGATCAGTCTCGCATCATGCAGGACCAGATAAGTGGTGCTGCTATGGCGATGCCTGCAGACACAAACAAAGCATTCAAG GCAGAATGGGAGGCTCTAGAGTTGACAGACCATCAGTGGGCATTAGACAGTGTGGAGGAGGATCTGATGAGCAAGGACTTGGATCTTTCTGGCATGTTCAGCAAAGATTTGCCAACAGGAATTTTCTAA
- the usp4 gene encoding ubiquitin carboxyl-terminal hydrolase 4, which produces MAEGGGPEPGNAAEPVAEPVPAQTPLPSIDSQKQTIGALLKTTLRKGDEWFLIDSRWFKQWKKYVGFDSWDLYNVGEQNLYPGPVDNSGLFSDQETQALKEHLIDELDYVLVPTEAWRNLVSWYGCLEGQRPIVRKVVEHGMFVKHCKVEVYLLELNLCENDNMDNVVTRHFSKADTIDTIEKEMRTLFNIPSEKETRLWNKYMSNTYEQLNKPDSTVQDAGLFQGQVLVIESKNEDGTWPRQASHPKSSTATSRTFTTSPKLSSNSSATISSTVTNGDSSSSSNSSYMLNNSTSGGIRLGGYSSYSSSYSYREPASQPGLCGLSNLGNTCFMNSALQCLSNSPPLTEYFLEDKYEAEINRENPLGMRGEIAEAFADLIKQMWLSRSSYVAPRTFKTQVGRFAPQFSGYQQQDSQELLAFLLDGLHEDLNRVKKKPYLALRDAEGRPDEIVAKEAWTNHRLRNDSIIVDIFHGLFKSTLVCPECSKVSVTFDPFCYLTLPLPMKKDRTMEVFLVRNEPQSRPMQFRLVVPKLGTVADLCSSLAKLSGVPAENMIVADVYNHRFHKIYRKDEGLNHIMEKDDIFIYEVSEEDSERMNLPVYFRERDVKHSGGSSCTMLFGQPLLITVPRHNLSPDTLYERVLERIGRYVKHSQGTIMESRVFATATSSSSHSDRGDLASSHNAGLSSCSSPMSNGASSSACSTTGSNHSDTCNGPNGVCDGEEEAMDHQLSPDPESSQSETVEGADETSEPENGPVPTTGKTCSSRPKLFSFSMVNSYGTANISPLAGNILKLTPHSTIAIDWDSETKRQCYNDQEAEAYEKHESMMQAQKKKATVALRECIELFTTMETLGEHDPWYCPTCKKHQQATKKFDLWSLPRILVVHLKRFSYNRCWRDKLDTVVDFPIRDLNMSEFVCDPKAEPYIYDLVAVSNHYGGMGGGHYTAYAKNKADRKWYYFDDSSVSSASEDQIVTKAAYVLFYQRRDGEGASRATPSASLGGASDSPDDHMDTN; this is translated from the exons ATGGCGGAGGGAGGTGGACCCGAGCCGGGTAACGCCGCGGAGCCCGTCGCGGAACCCGTGCCTGCTCAAACCCCGCTTCCTTCAATCGATAGTCAAAAGCAGACCATCGGAGCTCTTCTGAAAACTACACTCCGAAAAGGAGACGAATG GTTTTTGATTGACAGTCGATGGTTCAAACAGTGGAAAAAATATGTGGGCTTTGATAGCTGGGATTTGTACAACGTCGGAGAACAAAATTTGTATCCTGGACCCGTCGACAACTCTGGCCTTTTTTCCG ACCAGGAAACCCAAGCGCTGAAGGAACATCTCATAGATGAGTTAGATTATGTCCTAGTGCCTACAGAAGCATGGCGAAACCTCGTCAGCTGGTACGGATGTCTAGAAGGACAGCGGCCCATCGTCAGGAAG GTGGTCGAGCATGGCATGTTTGTGAAGCATTGTAAAGTGGAAGTCTATCTGCTGGAGCTGAACCTGTGCGAGAATGACAACATGGACAACGTGGTCACTCGCCATTTCAGTAAAGCTGACACTATTG ATACCATTGAGAAAGAGATGAGGACTCTCTTTAATATCCCATCAGAAAAGGAGACTCGGTTGTGGAACAAGTACATGAGTAACACTTACGAGCAGTTAAACAAGCCTGACAGCACCGTTCAGGATGCCGGGCTTTTTCAGGGCCAG GTACTTGTGATTGAGAGTAAGAATGAGGATGGCACGTGGCCCAGACAAGCCTCCCATCCCAA ATCCAGTACAGCCACCTCTAGGACTTTCACAACGTCACCGAAGCTATCCTCCAATTCCTCTGCCACCATTTCTTCCACAGTGACCAATggagacagcagcagcagcagcaactcAAGCTACATGCTGAACAACAGCACCTCGGGTGGAATCAG GTTGGGAGGGTACAGCTCATACAGCTCATCCTACAGTTACAGAGAGCCTGCTTCTCAGCCTGGCCTGTGTGGCCTCAGCAATCTGGGCAACACCTGCTTCATGAACTCTGCACTCCAG TGTCTGAGCAATTCGCCCCCACTGACTGAATATTTTCTGGAGGACAAATACGAAGCCGAGATCAACCGAGAGAATCCTTTAGGAATGCGCGGGGAGATCGCTGAGGCCTTTGCAGACTTGATCAAACAGATGTGGCTCAGCCGGAGCAGCTATGTGGCTCCACGTACTTTTAAA ACGCAGGTTGGCCGTTTTGCCCCTCAGTTCTCAGGGTACCAGCAGCAGGACTCTCAGGAGCTTCTGGCCTTCTTGCTTGATGGCTTACATGAAGACCTGAACCGTGTCAAGAAGAAGCCTTACTTGGCCTTGAGAGATGCAGAGGGCAGGCCAGATGAG ATTGTGGCTAAAGAGGCGTGGACAAACCACCGGCTACGTAACGATTCCATCATTGTGGATATCTTCCATGGCCTGTTCAAGTCCACGCTGGTCTGCCCAGAGTGCTCCAAAGTGTCAGTCACTTTTGACCCTTTCTGCTACCTCACCCTGCCACTGCCCATGAAGAAAGATCGCACCATGGAAGTGTTCCTGGTCCGCAACGAACCTCAGTCCAGACCCATGCAA TTTCGTTTGGTGGTCCCTAAACTAGGTACAGTAGCAGACCTGTGCAGCTCGTTAGCCAAGCTATCTGGAGTTCCTGCAGAGAAT ATGATTGTGGCAGATGTTTACAATCACAGATTTCATAAAATTTACAGAAAGGATGAAGGTCTCAACCACATCATGGAAAAAGATGACATCTTTAT CTACGAGGTTTCTGAGGAGGATAGTGAGCGGATGAATCTGCCAGTATACTTCAGGGAGAGAGATGTGAAGCACAGCGGAGGCTCCTCGTGCACCATGCTGTTTGGACAACCACTCCTCATCACGGTTCCTCGCCACAACCTCTCACCAGACACACTGTATGAGCGTGTACTGGAGAGGATTGG GCGTTATGTGAAGCACTCACAGGGTACCATAATGGAGAGCAGAGTGTTCGCTACAGCCACATCCTCTAGTAGCCATTCAGACCGAGGAGATTTAGCGTCTAGCCACAATGCAGGGTTAAGTAGCTGTAGCAGTCCAATGTCCAATGGGGCATCCAGCAGTGCTTGTTCTACCACTGGCAGCAACCACTCTGACACATGCAATGGGCCCAATGGAGTGTGTGATG GTGAAGAGGAAGCAATGGACCACCAACTGAGCCCGGATCCAGAAAGCAGCCAGTCAGAGACTGTAGAAGGGGCGGACGAGACCTCAGAGCCTGAGAACGGACCCGTTCCTACTACTGGAAAGACTTGTTCTTCTCGACCTAAACTTTTCTCCTTTAGCATGGTGAACTCCTATGGCACGGCTAATATCAGTCCCTTAGCTGGCAACATCCTCAAACTCACAC CACATTCCACAATAGCCATTGACTGGGACTCAGAAACCAAAAGACAGTGCTACAACGACCAGGAGGCAGAG GCTTACGAGAAACATGAGAGCATGATGCAAGCGCAGAAAAAGAAGGCCACGGTGGCTCTGAGGGAATGCATCGAGCTCTTCACTACCATGGAGACTCTTGGAGAGCATGATCCATG GTACTGCCCCACCTGTAAGAAGCACCAGCAGGCTACGAAGAAGTTTGATCTGTGGTCACTACCCCGCATTCTGGTGGTTCATCTGAAACGCTTCTCCTACAACCGCTGCTGGAGAGACAAACTGGATACTGTCGTCGATTTCCCCATCAG GGATCTGAACATGTCTGAATTTGTCTGCGACCCTAAAGCCGAGCCATACATATACGACCTTGTTGCCGTCTCTAACCACTATGGAGGAATGGGTGGAGGCCACT ATACCGCATATGCTAAGAATAAGGCTGATAGAAAATGGTATTACTTTGATGACAGCAGTGTGTCCTCTGCCTCTGAGGATCAGATAGTG ACTAAGGCAGCCTACGTGCTTTTCTACCAGCGGCGAGATGGAGAGGGTGCATCCAGAGCCACTCCCTCTGCATCGCTCGGAGGAGCTTCAGACTCTCCGGATGACCACATGGACACCAACTGA
- the gpx1b gene encoding glutathione peroxidase 1b, protein MAKSFYDLSVKTLTGEELKLSCLQGKVVLIENVASLUGTTTRDYTQMNELHERFAAEGLVILGVPCNQFGHQENCKNEEILMSLKYIRPGNGFEPKFQLLEKVDVNGKDAHPLFVFLKEKLPFPSDEPTALMGDPKCIIWSPVCRNDISWNFEKFLIGPDGVPFKRYSRRYLTADIEGDIKKLLGIAK, encoded by the exons ATGGCGAAGTCATTTTACGACCTCTCGGTGAAGACGCTGACAGGAGAGGAGTTGAAGTTGTCGTGTTTACAGGGTAAGGTAGTCCTGATCGAGAACGTGGCGTCTCTCTGAGGCACGACCACCAGGGATTACACCCAGATGAACGAGCTCCATGAGCGCTTCGCCGCGGAGGGACTCGTCATTCTGGGGGTGCCCTGCAACCAGTTTGGCCATCAG gaaaactgTAAAAACGAGGAGATCCTGATGTCGCTGAAATACATCCGTCCCGGAAATGGTTTCGAACCAAAATTCCAGCTCTTGGAGAAGGTCGATGTGAACGGGAAAGACGCTCACCCGCTGTTTGTCTTTCTCAAGGAGAAGCTTCCTTTCCCAAGCGACGAGCCGACGGCATTAATGGGCGACCCCAAATGCATCATCTGGAGTCCTGTGTGCAGAAACGACATCTCCTGGAACTTTGAGAAGTTCCTTATCGGCCCAGATGGCGTCCCATTCAAGCGTTACAGCAGAAGATACCTGACCGCTGACATAGAGGGAGACATAAAGAAGCTTCTGGGCATTGCCAAATAA